One genomic region from Magallana gigas chromosome 3, xbMagGiga1.1, whole genome shotgun sequence encodes:
- the LOC105335366 gene encoding angiopoietin-4 isoform X2, with protein sequence MTVIRQENNTAMANNSEMVKLFGILIQTLLLLSINEYVMSEEIGNVYKDSALNLMKTGLEQFSQGMEKMMLKRFDVDNTIVETKLRDMIETIKKDIVDEQKEFIKNLSSQSSAKDEKIIEQLSIIQTEQRLLRQEIVSIRSSFSGNANTKTSGRMETTGYKASALKANKSNGRNISDLQNSVYTLSTEYSKEKLKRETLTDLLIFYNESVPTMQAEQRLLKQELVSITTNLTETIDEKFSYLVSTIHTGHQNLSQKIVTVTANLSSIDDIQLNQKISNLNKAFDGLSDQLQNEQAAMLSVIDSVVLRVNKTLSVCSRKIGENIDNVETNVIKVIQDELENFALVLGNNSEKSEKALGNLRNSTLFVVEQFSTGEAMNILRNVEIIGQSLLKVHDILGFDCAENFEKHSFTRGRKGVYNIIGLLYKPTSVYCDMTTDYGRWTVIHRRKNGSVDFYRNWTEYKNGFGNADHEYWIGNDMLHRLTSLKPQELRVDMERFNGEKAYAVYSRFSVGDETSKYKLAVEGYSGNAGESLYYSNNMMFSTLDQDNDGNASSSMACLTASLRFFGLACLILKRMSERARASMK encoded by the exons ATGACTGTTATTCGTCAAGAGAACAACACTGCAATGGCAAATAACTCAGAAATGGTGAAGCTGTTTGGAATACTGATTCAAACTTTATTACTTCTGTCAATAAATGAATATGTGATGAGTGAGGAGATAGGAAATGTGTATAAAGACTCGGCGTTAAACTTAATGAAAACCGGGCTTGAGCAATTTAGTCAGGGTATGGAAAAGATGATGCTGAAAAGGTTTGATGTAGACAATACAATAGTAGAAACAAAGCTTCGGGATATGATAGAGACAATCAAAAAGGATATTGTCGATGAGCAAaaggaatttattaaaaatttgagtaGTCAATCTTCAGCCAAAGATGAGAAAATAATTGAACAACTTTCCATTATTCAAACTGAGCAACGACTCCTAAGACAGGAAATAGTGTCCATTAGATCCAGTTTTTCTGGTAACGCTAATACGAAAACCAGTGGTCGTATGGAGACAACAGGCTACAAGGCGTCTGCATTGAAAGCCAATAAAAGTAACGGACGAAATATAAGTGATCTGCAAAATTCAGTTTACACCCTCTCTACAGAGTACAGCAAGGAGAAGTTAAAGCGCGAAACTTTAACagatttacttatattttacaatgaaagTGTCCCTACAATGCAAGCTGAGCAGCGGCTGCTTAAACAGGAATTAGTGTCCATTACAACCAATTTGACCGAaacaattgatgaaaaatttAGTTATCTAGTTTCAACTATTCATACTGGACATCAAAATTTAAGCCAGAAAATCGTAACTGTTACAGCCAATTTGTCCAGCATAGATGATATTCAATTGAACCAAAAGATAAGCAATTTGAACAAAGCATTTGATGGGCTATCTGATCAGTTACAAAACGAACAGGCTGCCATGCTCTCTGTGATTGACTCCGTTGTCCTTAGAGTCAACAAAACACTGTCTGTATGTTCAAGGAAAATAGGGGAGAACATTGACAATGTAGAAACAAATGTAATAAAAGTGATTCAAGATGAACTAGAAAATTTTGCACTCGTTCTTGGAAATAATAGTGAGAAAAGTGAGAAAGCTCTTGGCAATTTAAGAAATTCGACTTTGTTTGTGGTCGAGCAGTTTTCTACAGGAGAAGCTATGAATATTCTTCGGAATGTGGAAATAATTGGCCAGTCTCTTCTTAAGGTGCATGACATACTGGGTTTTGATTGTgcggaaaattttgaaaaacactCATTTACCAGAGGGAGAAAGGGGGTGTACAATATCATAGGTTTATTATATAAACCTACGTCCGTATACTGTGATATGACCACTGACTATGGAAGATGGACA GTAATTCATCGGAGAAAAAATGGATCAGTGGACTTTTACCGAAACTGGACGGAATACAAGAACGGATTTGGAAATGCTGATCACGAGTATTGGATTG GAAATGACATGCTACATAGATTGACATCACTGAAGCCCCAGGAACTGCGAGTTGATATGGAAAGATTCAACGGAGAAAAGGCATATGCTGTCTACTCTCGGTTTTCTGTCGGCGATGAGACCAGTAAATATAAATTGGCGGTGGAAGGGTACAGTGGGAATGCGG